A single genomic interval of bacterium harbors:
- the rsmG gene encoding 16S rRNA (guanine(527)-N(7))-methyltransferase RsmG has translation MTKAQPPIEPAAVIAALDDARSRASFDAPAIDAARLAAFVAELFLWNARSNLIRVASAEELAIRHVLDSLIGAPLLPHGARVADIGAGGGFPGVILALAREDIRVVAIESVAKKAAFLNHVRRTLSIANFEVVSQRAESVDAQSFDAAVTRAAAPLGEIVPIAKRLVRAGGAAWFWTTPEDAAAFGGVEIALRYTLPGQTRERVIARVGC, from the coding sequence GTGACCAAAGCTCAGCCTCCGATCGAACCCGCCGCCGTTATCGCCGCGCTCGACGACGCTCGGTCGCGCGCGTCGTTCGATGCGCCCGCGATCGACGCCGCGCGCCTGGCCGCGTTCGTCGCCGAGCTTTTCCTGTGGAACGCGAGATCGAATCTCATCCGCGTCGCGAGCGCGGAGGAACTGGCGATTCGCCACGTGCTCGATTCGCTCATCGGTGCGCCGCTCCTTCCACACGGCGCGCGCGTGGCGGATATCGGCGCGGGGGGTGGGTTTCCCGGCGTGATTCTCGCGCTCGCGAGGGAAGATATCCGCGTCGTCGCGATCGAGAGCGTGGCGAAGAAGGCGGCGTTTTTGAATCATGTGCGCCGCACGCTGTCGATTGCGAATTTCGAGGTCGTGTCACAGCGAGCGGAGAGCGTCGATGCGCAATCGTTTGACGCGGCCGTCACGCGCGCGGCGGCGCCGCTTGGCGAAATCGTCCCGATCGCAAAGCGGCTCGTTCGCGCCGGCGGCGCCGCTTGGTTCTGGACGACGCCGGAGGATGCCGCGGCGTTCGGCGGCGTCGAGATCGCGCTACGCTACACGCTGCCGGGGCAGACGCGCGAAAGGGTCATTGCGCGAGTTGGATGTTGA
- a CDS encoding tetratricopeptide repeat protein — protein MKHHDRAFDIPNPRVFAAAFAAAFFALALFAAPAGAREFIGWKAEVEYKLATGDFPGAMTLLKAQEQSGETLDEDYYFLLGKASSATGKVEEAIKHLDKALSIDPKYAEALGHKAVVMLQLGKPKDAERIAGEAIATAPSGELYYARGAIYMALGRYDDAIRDLDSAIGYEPENSEYHIARGEVRLRIGRGEAAEKDYARAIELDSENAKAYLGRGGLALVRNDLASARIDLDHCVRLAPNFSSCYLRRGKMFQMRGETDRGLADYAKATELAPDSSEAWFERAMAELELGRANDAEKSARKIAAVEPGPRAQKVLGMVLSAQNREAEALLAFDEAIKHDDKDFETWYLRGAIHAMGKQWDKAIADFDRSIALEGRYLDAWVAKAGVYLAQDQNEKALDIYNGAIAKAPNSAQLYKLRADLYDAMGRYEDSLADLKRAKEIAAQKRESR, from the coding sequence ATGAAACATCACGACCGAGCCTTCGATATCCCAAATCCGCGCGTCTTCGCGGCCGCGTTTGCCGCGGCGTTTTTCGCTTTGGCGCTTTTCGCCGCGCCGGCCGGGGCGCGCGAATTCATCGGTTGGAAGGCCGAGGTCGAATACAAGCTCGCCACCGGCGATTTTCCCGGCGCGATGACGCTTCTGAAGGCGCAGGAGCAATCCGGCGAGACGCTCGACGAGGACTATTACTTCCTGCTCGGCAAGGCATCGAGCGCGACGGGCAAGGTCGAGGAGGCGATAAAACATCTCGACAAGGCGCTTTCGATTGACCCGAAATATGCGGAGGCGCTTGGCCACAAGGCCGTGGTGATGCTGCAGTTGGGCAAGCCGAAGGACGCCGAGCGCATCGCCGGCGAGGCCATCGCAACCGCCCCGAGCGGCGAGCTTTATTACGCGCGCGGCGCGATCTACATGGCGCTGGGACGATACGACGACGCGATCCGCGACCTGGATTCCGCGATCGGCTACGAGCCGGAGAACTCGGAGTACCACATCGCGCGCGGCGAGGTACGCCTGCGCATCGGACGCGGCGAGGCGGCCGAAAAGGACTACGCCCGCGCGATCGAGCTGGATTCGGAAAACGCCAAGGCCTATCTCGGGCGAGGGGGCCTCGCGCTTGTGCGCAACGATCTGGCGAGCGCGCGGATCGACCTGGACCATTGCGTGCGCCTCGCGCCGAATTTTTCAAGCTGCTATCTGCGCCGGGGAAAAATGTTCCAGATGCGCGGCGAGACCGACCGCGGCCTCGCGGATTACGCGAAGGCCACCGAGCTTGCGCCCGATTCGAGCGAGGCGTGGTTCGAGCGCGCCATGGCCGAGCTTGAGCTTGGCCGCGCCAACGACGCGGAAAAATCGGCGCGCAAGATCGCCGCCGTCGAGCCGGGGCCTCGCGCGCAGAAGGTTCTCGGCATGGTGCTTTCCGCGCAAAACCGCGAAGCGGAAGCGCTTTTGGCCTTCGATGAGGCGATCAAGCACGACGATAAGGATTTCGAGACCTGGTATCTTCGCGGCGCGATCCACGCGATGGGCAAGCAATGGGACAAGGCCATCGCCGACTTTGACCGCTCCATCGCGCTTGAGGGCCGCTACCTCGATGCATGGGTCGCCAAGGCCGGCGTGTATCTGGCGCAGGATCAAAACGAAAAGGCGCTCGATATTTACAACGGCGCCATCGCCAAGGCGCCGAACAGCGCGCAACTCTATAAACTGCGCGCGGATCTGTACGACGCGATGGGGCGATACGAAGACAGCCTCGCGGACCTGAAACGCGCCAAGGAAATCGCCGCGCAAAAGCGCGAGTCGCGTTAG
- a CDS encoding HAD family phosphatase: MRIADEFVAVIFDVDGVLVDTMGFHVEAWVRAGEELGIEIDEHEIYEREGEPGLKTAKDIIKRAGLMSTRARAETLIAKKEENYKRLAAKPRLFPGAEPVVRALFDQGLLTAFVTGTSRHETESVLPTSLMSMFRASVCGDEVTHGKPNPEPYMKGMRILGVAPRETLVIENAPFGIRSAKTAGATVWALRSYLGDESLSEADRLFDALTDILPLAKAAE, translated from the coding sequence ATGCGCATCGCGGACGAATTCGTCGCCGTTATCTTCGATGTGGACGGCGTCCTGGTGGATACGATGGGCTTTCACGTCGAGGCGTGGGTGCGCGCCGGCGAGGAACTCGGAATCGAGATCGACGAGCACGAGATCTACGAGCGCGAGGGCGAGCCCGGGTTGAAGACCGCCAAGGACATCATCAAAAGGGCAGGATTGATGTCGACGCGCGCGCGTGCCGAGACGCTGATTGCCAAAAAGGAAGAAAACTACAAGCGCCTGGCCGCAAAGCCGCGCCTGTTCCCGGGGGCGGAACCGGTTGTGCGCGCGCTTTTCGATCAGGGCCTCTTGACCGCGTTCGTTACCGGCACCAGCCGCCACGAAACGGAGTCCGTCTTGCCGACGTCGCTGATGTCGATGTTCCGCGCCTCCGTTTGCGGCGACGAGGTGACGCACGGCAAGCCGAACCCGGAGCCGTACATGAAGGGCATGCGCATCCTCGGCGTCGCCCCGCGCGAGACGCTCGTCATCGAAAACGCGCCGTTCGGCATTCGCTCCGCCAAGACCGCCGGCGCGACCGTCTGGGCGCTGCGCAGCTATCTTGGGGACGAAAGCCTGTCCGAGGCCGATCGCCTCTTCGACGCGCTGACTGACATCCTGCCCTTGGCCAAGGCCGCCGAATAA
- a CDS encoding CPBP family intramembrane metalloprotease, whose product MQESPATDPGIEAIIFRRNDARVPGFWNTAAISSVALLFAILCTLIVHFATTALFADHFFHPPDDAIARGYFALVAVLIFFPIVAGVCLSFLRLWTDAPWRDVFATGPARERRVWRWFWIFGAFYAVVAVAATVLERSPPDIEEIFGNVASWPLVFLGVVVIAPVFEELFFRGFLFSGLAESRVGNKGAVFGTALFFALMHTQYDWFFMAVLFGVGLILALARLDSGSVRVPIALHVAMNGAALAVSYLK is encoded by the coding sequence ATGCAGGAATCGCCCGCCACCGACCCCGGCATCGAGGCGATCATCTTCCGGCGCAACGACGCGCGCGTGCCGGGCTTCTGGAACACCGCGGCCATCTCCTCGGTCGCGCTGCTGTTTGCGATCCTGTGCACGCTGATCGTGCATTTCGCCACCACGGCCCTGTTCGCCGACCACTTCTTCCACCCGCCGGACGACGCCATCGCACGCGGGTATTTCGCGCTCGTCGCCGTCCTCATCTTCTTTCCGATCGTCGCGGGCGTGTGCCTGAGCTTCCTGCGTCTTTGGACCGACGCGCCCTGGCGCGACGTTTTCGCCACCGGTCCCGCGCGCGAGCGCCGCGTGTGGCGATGGTTCTGGATTTTCGGCGCGTTTTACGCCGTCGTGGCCGTGGCGGCGACCGTGCTCGAGCGCAGCCCGCCGGACATCGAGGAAATTTTCGGAAACGTGGCGAGCTGGCCGCTCGTATTCCTGGGTGTCGTCGTGATCGCGCCGGTGTTTGAAGAGCTGTTTTTTCGAGGGTTCCTGTTTTCGGGCCTGGCCGAATCGCGGGTCGGAAACAAGGGCGCCGTCTTCGGCACCGCCTTGTTTTTTGCGCTGATGCACACGCAGTACGACTGGTTTTTCATGGCCGTGCTGTTTGGCGTCGGCCTGATCCTGGCGCTGGCGCGGCTGGATTCGGGCTCGGTGCGTGTCCCGATCGCGCTGCACGTGGCGATGAACGGCGCGGCGCTCGCGGTTTCGTATCTGAAGTGA